From the Castor canadensis chromosome 9, mCasCan1.hap1v2, whole genome shotgun sequence genome, one window contains:
- the Aasdh gene encoding beta-alanine-activating enzyme has product MNFSEMTLQELVHQAASLYLDKIAVCFDECNNQPPVYYTYKTVVNAASELTNFLVSLCDFQGIREIGLYCQPGINLPSWILGILQVPAAYAPIDPDLPASLSAYFMKKCNLKYILVEKQQINKFKSSHETLNYDVVTVEHNDLVLFRLHWENVDMNLMLSDRKEKYEKENRKTSINSESSNEENEHMDVRLKHCLAYVLHTSGTTGTPKIVRVPHACILPNIQHFRVLFDITQEDVLFLASPLTFDPSVVEIFLALSSGASLLIAPTSVKVLPSKLAAVLFSRHRVTVLQATPTLLRRFGSQLIKSTVLSASTSLRVLALGGEPFPSLTIFKSWRGEGNKTQIFNIYGITEVSSWATFYRIPEESFNSTSKCELPVQLGFPLLGTLVEVRDTNGLTIQEGNGQVFLGGKNRVCFLDDEMTVPLGTMRATGDFVTVKDGEIFFLGRKDSQIKRHGKRLNIELVQQVAEELQQVESCAVTWYNQEKLILFIVSKDGLVKEYIFKELQKHLPNHAIPDELVLIDALPFTSHGKIDVSELNKIYLNYLNSKAEIKLHGKEDLWEKLQYLWKSILSLSEDTLKVPDESLFSNSGGDSFKSVRLLNEIESLVGTSVPGLLEIILSSSIVEIYNHILQTVFVDEDLTFSKRYATKRKLSNMSQEEATGKSSHQKSSLPLNYDSETTAFIALSRGSQILSLNTDRFLTKLEHCLPAYSSDLVSQTNIQKLNSLNSPALIGKSKDLSCVAKVSEEEKPVIEAEKMEFRVRWKSDTGKCVDASPLVVIPAVNKSSITVYIGSHSHRMKAIDLYSGKVKWEQILGDRIESSACLSKCGNFIVVGCYDGLLYVLKSNSGEKYWVFTTEDAVKSSPTVDPTTGLVFVGSHDHHVYALDIYKKKCAWKLKCEGTVFSSPCLNLIPHHLYCATLGGLLLAVNPATGTIVWKHSCGKPLFSSPRCCRQYVCVGCVDGNLLCFTHLGEQVWQFSTSGPIFSSLCTSASEQEIFFGSHDCFIYCCNVNGCLQWKFETTSRVYATPFAFRDHAHSSDVLLAAASTDGKLWVLDCQSGHLKCVYELPGEVFSSPVVWESMLIIGCRNNYIYCLDLLGENQK; this is encoded by the exons ATGAACTTCAGTGAAATGACTCTTCAGGAATTGGTGCATCAGGCTGCCTCCCTTTATTTGGACAAAATAGCTGTATGTTTTGATGAATGCAACAACCAGCCTCCAGTTTATTACACCTACAAGACTGTAGTTAATGCTGCTTCAGAATTAACAAATTTTTTGGTATCACTCTGTGACTTTCAAGGAATTCGTGAAATTGGTCTCTACTGTCAACCTGGGATAAACTTACCCTCCTGGATTTTAgg AATTCTCCAAGTCCCTGCTGCTTATGCTCCTATTGATCCAGATTTACCAGCATCATTATCAgcttattttatgaaaaaatgtaaTCTAAAGTATATTCTTGTTGAAAAACAGCAAATTAAT AAATTCAAGTCTTCCCATGAAACACTGAACTATGACGTAGTTACAGTAGAACATAATGACCTAGTACTCTTCAGACTACACTGGGAAAATGTTGACATGAATTTGATGCTAAGtgatagaaaagagaaatatgaaaaagaaaacagaaaaaccagcATTAATTCGGAGAGcagcaatgaagaaaatgaacacatgGATGTGAGGCTAAAACATTGCTTAGCCTATGTTCTGCATACCTCAGGGACTACAGGAACCCCAAAGATTGTCAGAGTGCCTCATGCATGCATACTACCAAATATCCAACATTTCCG GGTACTTTTTGACATCACACAAGAAGATGTTTTGTTTCTGGCTTCACCTCTGACCTTTGATCCTTCTGTTGTGGAAATATTCCTTGCTCTATCAAGTGGTGCCTCTCTGCTTATTGCACCAACTTCTGTCAAGGTGCTCCCATCAAAATTAGCTGCTGTTCTCTTTTCTCGTCACAGAGTGACAGTTTTACAG gcAACACCAACATTGCTTAGAAGATTTGGATCTCAGCTTATCAAGTCAACTGTTTTATCAGCCAGTACTTCTCTTCGAGTGTTAGCTCTTGGTGGGGAGCCATTTCCATCATTGACTATTTTCAAAAGCTGGAGAGGGGAAGGCAATAAGacacaaatatttaatatttatggcATCACAGAGGTGTCAAGTTGGGCCACCTTTTACAGGATTCCAGAGGAAAGTTTTAATTCTACTTCAAAATGTGAATTGCCTGTACAACTGGGATTTCCACTACTTGGAACACTAGTTGAAGTCAGAGATACAAATGGTCTCACAATTCAAGAAGGCAACGGCCAGGTATTTTTAGGTGGGAAGAACAGAgtgtgttttcttgatgatgaaATGACAGTACCTCTTGGCACAATGCGAGCCACAGGAGACTTTGTGACTGTGAAGGATGGAGAGATATTTTTCTTGGGACGAAAGGACAGTCAGATCAAACGTCATGGCAAACGTCTTAACATTGAACTTGTGCAACAG GTTGCTGAAGAACTTCAGCAAGTGGAATCTTGTGCAGTTACATGGTACAATCAGGAAAAATTAATTCTCTTCATAGTGTCCAAAGATGGCCTAGTAAAGGAGTACATCTTTAAAGAACTACAGAAACATCTTCCAAATCATGCCATCCCAGATGAACTAGTTTTGATTGATGCTCTACCATTTACATCTCatg GCAAAATTGATGTTTCTGAGTTAAACAAGATTTACTTAAACTACCTAAACTCAAAGGCTGAGATTAAACTCCATGGAAAAGAAGATCTTTGGGAAAAATTACAGTATTTGTGGAAg TCTATTCTGAGTCTCTCAGAAGATACTTTGAAGGTTCCTGATGAGTCACTCTTCTCAAATAGTGGTGGAGATTCCTTCAAGTCTGTACGGCTCCTCAATGAGATTGAAAGTCTTGTTGGTACCTCAGTACCTGGGCTTCTGGAAATTATTCTCAGCAGTTCCATTGTAGAGATTTATAATCACATTCTTCAAACAGTGTTTGTGGATGAAGACCTGACATTCAGCAAGAGGTATGCCACAAAAAGGAAACTCAGCAACATGAGTCAAGAGGAAGCAACTGGAAAATCTTCACATCAGAAGTCTAGCTTGCCTTTAAATTATGACAGTGAGACAACTGCTTTTATTGCACTGAGCCGAGGGAGTCAGATTCTGTCTCTGAATACTGATAGGTTTTTAACTAAGTTAGAACATTGCCTTCCAGCCTATTCTTCTGATTTAGTTTCACAGACTAATATTCAAAAGTTGAATAGCTTAAATTCTCCTGCTCTTATTGGGAAGTCAAAAGATCTGTCCTGTGTTGCAAAAGTTTCTGAAGAGGAAAAACCTGTGATAGAGGCTGAGAAGATGGAATTTCGTGTGAGGTGGAAGTCAGACACAGGCAAATGTGTAGATGCTTCCCCTTTGGTTGTAATACCAGCTGTCAATAAGTCATCTATCACTGTGTACATTGGTTCCCATTCTCATAGAATGAAGGCAATTGACCTTTATTCTGGGAAAGTGAAATGGGAACAGATTTTGGGAGATCGAATTGAATCCTCAGCGTGTTTGTCAAAGTGTGGAAACTTTATTGTAGTGG GCTGTTATGATGGATTGCTTTATGTTCTGAAAAGTAACAGTGGAGAAAAATACTGGGTCTTTACCACTGAAGATGCTGTCAAAAGCTCACCAACTGTGGATCCAACTACAGGACTGGTTTTCGTTGGATCTCATGACCATCATGTGTATGCTTTAGATATTTAT AAAAAGAAGTGTGCTTGGAAGTTAAAATGTGAAGGAACTGTCTTTTCATCTCCTTGTTTGAACCTGATTCCACATCATCTATATTGTGCTACACTGGGAGGACTTTTACTGGCTGTTAATCCT GCTACTGGGACCATAGTTTGGAAGCATTCCTGTGGAAAACCACTCTTCTCTTCCCCACGGTGTTGCCGACAGTATGTTTGTGTTGGCTGTGTTGATGGGAATTTACTCTGCTTTACTCACTTGGGAGaacag gTTTGGCAGTTCTCTACCAGTGGACCAATCTTTTCATCACTGTGTACGTCAGCAtcagaacaggaaatattttttggTTCCCATGATTGCTTTATCTACTGTTGTAACGTGAACGGTTGCCTCCAGTGGAAATTTGAAACGACTTCGAGGGTATATGCAACGCCGTTTGCTTTCCGTGACCATGCTCATAGCAGTGACGTATTGCTGGCAGCAGCATCTACTGACGGAAAACTCTGGGTCTTGGACTGTCAGAGTGGACATCTGAAATGTGTATATGAACTTCCTGGAGAAGTTTTCTCTTCTCCTGTGGTCTGGGAATCAATGCTCATTATTGGGTGcagaaataattatatttattgccTGGATTTATTGGgtgaaaaccaaaaataa